A genome region from Altererythrobacter aquiaggeris includes the following:
- a CDS encoding serpin family protein, with translation MEGVKNRSGVRVSKIQAACSGSGDAAPGNAASWLKNTAAALALALLPGCAAPAGIFQDRGMAVTPIPADLTAGQAQIAARLYPRLAEAAEPNENLFISPLSLSEGVGLAMPGARGETEAELRELLGWDAATSPELLVRSYNRFLTDTGDKQVALSVANAVWLSDELVFQPDYLRAASEGFGAAAQAVDFGGDPQGSADTINGWVSEQTRERITKIVEASGFNDATAAVLTNAVWFKADWSLPFEDGTFGEFTRGDGSMLPIYMMERIAPMRYRETSDGQAVQLPYGKGRFVMEVFLPRDAATLRKWEADIDALSFNLGQQGSDGKFDLGAAPKRKILLRLPRFEARFDASVKNVLIAAGIPCAFNNNCADFSGMADAPLALDDVAHATFLRVDEKGTEAAAATAVKIVVTGSRMMPDVPQMIVDRPFLLTIRDRASGALIFFGRIADPTPVEQSQ, from the coding sequence ATGGAAGGTGTGAAAAACCGGTCAGGTGTACGCGTTTCGAAGATCCAAGCAGCATGTTCGGGATCGGGCGATGCAGCGCCGGGCAACGCGGCTTCCTGGTTGAAAAATACGGCTGCAGCCCTGGCCCTCGCGCTTCTGCCGGGGTGCGCCGCGCCTGCCGGTATTTTTCAGGACCGCGGAATGGCCGTCACGCCGATCCCGGCGGATCTGACAGCAGGGCAAGCGCAGATTGCAGCGCGGCTCTATCCCCGGTTGGCCGAAGCGGCTGAACCGAATGAAAATCTGTTTATTTCGCCGCTTTCATTAAGCGAGGGGGTGGGACTTGCCATGCCCGGAGCACGCGGGGAAACCGAGGCGGAACTGCGCGAATTGCTGGGGTGGGATGCCGCGACCAGCCCCGAATTGCTGGTGCGTAGTTACAATCGTTTCCTTACCGATACGGGCGACAAGCAGGTCGCATTATCAGTTGCCAATGCGGTGTGGCTGTCAGACGAACTTGTGTTCCAGCCCGATTATCTGCGCGCGGCGAGTGAAGGGTTTGGGGCAGCCGCTCAGGCTGTCGATTTTGGTGGCGATCCGCAGGGATCGGCGGACACCATCAATGGCTGGGTGAGCGAGCAGACGCGCGAGCGGATTACGAAGATTGTTGAAGCAAGCGGCTTCAATGACGCCACCGCCGCCGTTTTGACCAATGCGGTGTGGTTCAAGGCCGACTGGAGCCTGCCGTTCGAAGACGGAACGTTTGGCGAGTTCACCCGCGGCGACGGCTCCATGCTACCGATCTATATGATGGAGCGGATCGCGCCGATGCGTTACCGAGAGACGAGCGATGGGCAAGCCGTGCAGTTACCCTATGGCAAAGGGCGCTTCGTGATGGAAGTTTTCCTGCCCCGTGACGCGGCAACGCTGCGGAAGTGGGAAGCGGATATCGATGCGCTTTCGTTCAACCTCGGACAGCAAGGCAGCGACGGAAAATTCGATCTTGGCGCGGCACCGAAACGGAAAATCCTGCTTCGCCTGCCCCGGTTCGAAGCGCGTTTCGACGCAAGCGTGAAAAATGTCCTGATCGCGGCCGGAATTCCGTGTGCGTTCAACAACAACTGTGCCGATTTCAGCGGCATGGCGGACGCGCCGCTCGCGCTTGACGATGTGGCTCACGCCACTTTCCTGCGGGTGGACGAGAAAGGCACCGAAGCGGCGGCTGCGACCGCAGTAAAGATCGTCGTGACCGGATCACGCATGATGCCCGACGTGCCGCAGATGATCGTGGATCGCCCGTTTCTGCTGACCATCCGCGACCGTGCCAGCGGCGCGCTCATATTCTTTGGCCGGATTGCCGATCCGACCCCCGTGGAGCAATCGCAATGA
- a CDS encoding nuclease-related domain-containing protein, with amino-acid sequence MILKDADNRSEDIAELKRLRDVSPRRFRAVIQKQINNLYCGLNGENSAAHFISREFGKSENTAILNDLRIGMDDDYAQIDHLVIHRVQAVAWVLETKNYSGRLTCDEHGDWTVWTGSRPVSIASPINQARRQCAMLRQWLDAYGLDKIREIRPVVLISPTSSVDRRKLPADAHVVKSDNFVSWWKEQSAQIGFASAVGLVGRHLLKGMSQDDFEGLGEQLVRAHTPFKRDWRATLRLPHEDKSKKTDPQPDEQVPPADSFSNTPQIIATLHGDITISQIAPDCFALRNEKNDALIEVVRTTCKGHARWNPRYRNWLIQEEQLPEILIALSEFRK; translated from the coding sequence ATGATTCTGAAAGATGCTGACAATCGCTCTGAAGACATTGCCGAGCTTAAACGCTTGAGGGATGTATCGCCCCGCCGCTTTCGCGCGGTCATTCAGAAGCAAATAAACAATCTATATTGTGGCCTAAATGGCGAGAATAGTGCAGCTCACTTCATCAGTAGAGAGTTTGGGAAAAGCGAGAATACGGCTATCTTAAACGATCTTCGGATCGGAATGGACGATGACTATGCTCAAATCGATCATCTGGTCATCCACCGGGTCCAAGCAGTCGCATGGGTGCTGGAGACCAAAAACTACTCTGGCCGGTTAACCTGCGACGAGCACGGCGATTGGACCGTCTGGACCGGTTCAAGGCCAGTTTCGATAGCCTCTCCGATAAACCAGGCCCGCCGGCAATGTGCGATGCTGCGTCAATGGCTGGACGCATATGGGCTAGACAAAATTCGGGAGATTCGCCCGGTCGTGCTGATCTCTCCTACATCTAGCGTTGATCGCCGAAAGCTACCTGCGGATGCCCACGTTGTTAAGTCTGACAATTTCGTCTCTTGGTGGAAGGAGCAGTCGGCGCAAATCGGCTTCGCAAGCGCCGTAGGTCTTGTTGGTAGGCATCTACTGAAGGGGATGTCGCAGGACGATTTCGAAGGTCTTGGTGAGCAGCTAGTTCGTGCCCACACCCCTTTCAAACGCGACTGGCGTGCCACACTGCGGCTTCCGCACGAAGATAAGAGCAAGAAAACCGATCCGCAGCCGGACGAGCAAGTGCCTCCGGCCGATAGCTTCAGCAATACACCCCAAATAATCGCGACGCTGCACGGCGACATCACCATCTCGCAAATCGCGCCAGATTGCTTTGCGCTGCGCAATGAGAAAAACGACGCCTTAATTGAGGTCGTAAGGACCACCTGCAAGGGCCATGCCCGCTGGAACCCGCGCTACAGGAACTGGCTGATCCAAGAAGAACAGCTCCCAGAAATTCTGATCGCGCTTTCGGAATTTCGGAAGTGA
- a CDS encoding thermonuclease family protein — protein sequence MKVVTLALLLFSTSANAQIITGQAQVVDGDSLELAGFSIRIHGIDAPELSQTCQRSDEAWQCGQEAKAVLTQLVSNRSIVCTQRDIDQYDRIVASCRTSGYDIGAEMVKGGMAVSLTQFSTAYVKYETRARDLKIGIWGSQFEKPSAYRAANPREVIVSKRRSAPAPVRQPERREVYYRNCREARAAGAAPIYRGQPGYRPEMDGDNDGIACEPYRGRRR from the coding sequence ATGAAGGTTGTCACCCTCGCTCTTTTGCTATTTTCGACAAGCGCAAATGCGCAGATTATCACTGGTCAAGCGCAGGTGGTGGACGGCGATAGTTTGGAGCTCGCCGGGTTTTCGATACGTATCCATGGCATCGATGCGCCAGAGTTGTCGCAGACCTGCCAGCGCAGTGATGAGGCGTGGCAGTGTGGTCAAGAAGCCAAAGCCGTGCTGACCCAACTCGTCTCAAACCGTTCGATTGTCTGCACACAGCGCGACATTGACCAGTATGACCGCATAGTCGCGTCCTGCCGAACAAGCGGATACGATATTGGTGCTGAGATGGTGAAAGGCGGCATGGCCGTCTCGCTTACTCAATTCAGTACAGCCTACGTGAAATACGAAACGCGCGCTCGCGATTTGAAAATTGGTATTTGGGGTTCGCAGTTTGAGAAGCCTTCAGCGTACCGTGCCGCCAATCCACGCGAAGTGATAGTTTCGAAGCGTCGCTCTGCACCTGCACCAGTTAGGCAGCCAGAGAGGCGCGAGGTTTATTATCGGAATTGCAGAGAAGCACGCGCGGCTGGAGCCGCCCCAATATATCGCGGTCAACCTGGCTATCGACCGGAGATGGACGGCGACAATGACGGGATTGCCTGCGAACCTTACCGTGGCCGGAGACGGTAA
- a CDS encoding type VI secretion protein ImpB, translating to MITNRQTVESAADAQRLYLDFDSFFASAEQHFNPALRGKPVGVVPLDSPGTGCIAMSREAKALGVPSGATVVAAREIAPAMIFVVARPDAYVRLHQRILTAIEACVPVATVRSIDEVVCHLLHSEGSTAETLAQAIKRKLAETFSEVLTCSIGIARTELLAKIAAEMNKPDGFVQLRTDQLPRQIDHLQLRDLPGVSEGIETRLNAAGIHSVGALWATERKQARAIWGNVEGERFWNELHGLHVERPPTIKRMFGHSRNLPPDWRTPDKVRECARQLTLSAARRLRRTDQNASKMTVSMRGGNYYPARSRQDKKLRWSCEIPFAATRNDRALLEALSKGLQRSAAEAGFKPRSVSVMLHGLLAEAEIQRDLFTDLADADPPRHASDDPGRRDRLSNVMDQLRAKHGPSAVSYGPRVALPGGYLGAKIAFGRIPDIQDFSEVQTDDGATQFYSN from the coding sequence ATGATCACGAATCGTCAAACAGTGGAAAGCGCAGCGGACGCACAGCGTTTGTACCTAGATTTCGACAGCTTCTTTGCGTCGGCGGAGCAACATTTTAACCCGGCTTTGCGAGGCAAGCCGGTGGGTGTTGTACCCTTGGACTCGCCGGGCACGGGCTGCATAGCCATGAGCCGGGAAGCAAAGGCATTGGGCGTTCCTTCTGGCGCGACGGTTGTGGCGGCCCGGGAAATCGCGCCCGCAATGATTTTCGTCGTTGCGCGGCCAGATGCGTATGTGCGGTTGCACCAGCGAATCCTGACAGCCATCGAGGCGTGCGTGCCGGTTGCGACGGTGCGTTCTATCGACGAAGTCGTTTGCCACCTGCTTCATTCCGAAGGATCAACTGCCGAGACTCTTGCTCAAGCAATCAAACGGAAGCTTGCAGAGACCTTCAGCGAAGTGCTGACTTGTTCAATCGGCATTGCCCGCACCGAATTGCTTGCGAAGATTGCTGCAGAAATGAACAAGCCCGATGGGTTCGTCCAGCTTCGCACAGACCAATTACCACGTCAGATCGACCATCTGCAGCTGCGCGACCTACCGGGCGTGTCCGAGGGGATAGAAACGCGCCTTAACGCGGCAGGCATTCATTCTGTCGGGGCGCTGTGGGCGACCGAGCGCAAGCAGGCCCGGGCGATATGGGGGAATGTTGAAGGCGAACGGTTCTGGAATGAACTGCACGGCCTGCACGTCGAAAGACCGCCGACGATCAAGCGTATGTTTGGCCATAGCCGAAATCTGCCCCCTGACTGGCGGACACCGGACAAAGTGCGTGAATGCGCCCGACAGCTCACCTTGAGCGCAGCGCGGCGGCTGCGGAGAACTGACCAGAACGCTTCGAAAATGACGGTCAGTATGCGTGGCGGAAATTACTACCCCGCACGATCCAGACAGGACAAAAAGCTGCGCTGGAGCTGCGAAATCCCCTTCGCTGCCACTCGCAATGACCGGGCGTTATTAGAGGCACTATCCAAAGGCTTGCAGCGAAGCGCAGCGGAGGCAGGCTTCAAGCCCAGGTCCGTGAGCGTCATGCTTCACGGGCTACTGGCTGAAGCTGAAATACAGCGTGATCTGTTCACCGATCTGGCGGATGCTGATCCGCCGCGACATGCATCCGATGATCCCGGTAGGCGCGATCGCCTAAGTAATGTCATGGACCAATTACGCGCGAAACATGGACCGTCGGCAGTGTCATATGGCCCCAGGGTCGCGCTGCCCGGTGGCTACCTTGGTGCGAAAATCGCGTTCGGTCGCATTCCTGACATTCAGGATTTCAGCGAAGTGCAGACTGATGACGGTGCGACGCAGTTTTACTCGAACTAG
- a CDS encoding Crp/Fnr family transcriptional regulator encodes MITELFLKGRLRHAMRAEEQEAVEDAIDHTIHLGGREKLVERGERVDYSYYLVEGSMMRFIDDRRGFRQIVGLQVPGDWVDLHSFPMKRLDHDVQELAPAKLAVYKHDCLQELIEKHPRLARIMWFSTLLDAAMHREWIFRLGRLNAEGRIAHTICELIERVRMVGLYDEGKFPFPLTQQDFGEICGITTVHSNRTMRLLRERELLRYDEGARTLTILDESGLKSVGEFDAAYLYGAGELHLTNPY; translated from the coding sequence ATGATAACTGAGCTTTTCCTCAAGGGGCGTCTGCGGCACGCGATGCGCGCAGAAGAGCAAGAAGCCGTCGAGGATGCTATCGATCACACCATACATCTAGGCGGCCGCGAAAAGCTGGTCGAGCGCGGTGAAAGGGTCGATTATAGCTATTATCTCGTCGAAGGCTCGATGATGCGGTTTATCGACGATCGACGTGGGTTTAGGCAGATCGTCGGGCTCCAGGTTCCAGGTGACTGGGTCGACCTTCATTCATTCCCGATGAAGCGGCTCGATCACGATGTCCAGGAACTCGCCCCTGCCAAGCTAGCAGTCTATAAACACGATTGCCTGCAAGAATTGATCGAGAAGCACCCCCGTCTCGCAAGGATCATGTGGTTCTCCACTCTGCTGGATGCAGCGATGCACCGCGAATGGATATTCCGGCTTGGCCGGCTCAACGCCGAGGGCCGCATCGCGCACACGATTTGCGAACTTATCGAGCGGGTGAGAATGGTGGGTTTGTATGACGAAGGCAAATTCCCATTCCCTCTCACTCAGCAGGATTTCGGAGAAATCTGCGGCATCACGACCGTCCACTCCAACCGCACCATGAGACTGCTGAGGGAACGCGAATTGCTACGCTACGACGAAGGTGCGCGCACATTAACCATCCTCGACGAGAGCGGGTTAAAGTCGGTCGGGGAATTTGACGCCGCTTACCTTTACGGCGCGGGCGAACTGCATCTTACCAATCCCTACTGA
- the gntA gene encoding guanitoxin biosynthesis heme-dependent pre-guanitoxin N-hydroxylase GntA: MKRLDDDAPEGVNRLVMSPRLETTGAKRGIDATTGVALATRFREFIQSSDYPCVGAKSALGRNQMTAYVGNALTSAWDDLAIVDELIDFAHAYARNPTMFQTFVAFFPHTRELDEELFEKALWERITSLQSKDEWLGQAYDAKVSSDPAAPDFSLSFGGMSFFVVGMHPAASRPARRFAVPTLVFNLHDQFDRLRTDGRYEKLRAAILNRDVQYAGSVNPMLAKHGEKSEAAQYSGRIVSSDWKCPWPGR, translated from the coding sequence ATGAAGCGCCTTGATGACGATGCACCCGAGGGTGTAAACCGCCTTGTCATGTCTCCACGTCTTGAGACCACAGGCGCCAAGCGCGGCATCGACGCAACGACGGGCGTGGCACTTGCTACCCGCTTTCGCGAGTTTATTCAGAGCAGCGACTATCCCTGCGTCGGCGCGAAAAGCGCGCTCGGACGAAACCAGATGACAGCCTATGTCGGTAACGCCCTGACTTCTGCCTGGGATGATCTGGCTATCGTCGATGAGCTAATTGATTTTGCGCACGCCTATGCTCGCAATCCAACCATGTTTCAAACTTTCGTCGCGTTCTTCCCTCACACGCGAGAACTCGACGAAGAATTGTTCGAAAAGGCCCTGTGGGAGCGGATCACCTCGCTTCAGAGCAAGGATGAATGGTTGGGCCAGGCCTACGATGCCAAGGTGAGCAGCGACCCGGCAGCGCCGGATTTTTCGCTCAGTTTCGGCGGCATGTCATTCTTCGTTGTGGGGATGCACCCGGCTGCATCACGGCCGGCGCGCAGATTCGCTGTGCCGACTTTGGTATTCAACTTGCACGATCAGTTCGACCGACTGCGCACGGATGGTCGTTACGAGAAACTGCGCGCTGCAATTCTGAACCGCGACGTGCAGTATGCAGGCTCGGTCAACCCTATGTTGGCCAAGCACGGAGAGAAATCCGAAGCCGCCCAATACTCCGGCCGCATCGTAAGCAGCGACTGGAAGTGTCCTTGGCCGGGAAGGTAA
- a CDS encoding DUF892 family protein: MSAPSNLSDCYTHELKDLVSANDQMKKVVKELHEAATNDALKSHLKKTIDGIEKHTSTIEGLLEECGESGKEHCKGMEGLCKEAKKHAIEEAPHLNAVQDVVILAQYQRLCHYGIAGFGTSRAFAEGLDKADHAQKLEKITGEIYWADEEMSKVAEGCLNEAAKS; this comes from the coding sequence ATGTCTGCACCATCCAACCTGTCCGATTGCTACACCCACGAGTTGAAAGACCTGGTGTCTGCCAACGACCAAATGAAGAAGGTCGTCAAGGAATTGCACGAGGCGGCTACAAACGACGCCCTAAAGTCACATTTGAAAAAGACGATCGACGGTATCGAGAAACACACCTCAACGATCGAAGGGCTGCTCGAAGAATGCGGCGAAAGCGGCAAGGAGCATTGCAAGGGGATGGAAGGCCTTTGCAAGGAAGCCAAGAAGCACGCCATTGAAGAGGCCCCGCACCTGAATGCGGTGCAGGATGTTGTCATTTTGGCTCAATACCAACGTCTTTGCCATTACGGGATCGCAGGTTTCGGCACGAGCCGAGCTTTTGCCGAAGGGTTGGACAAAGCCGACCACGCCCAGAAACTCGAAAAGATTACCGGCGAAATCTACTGGGCTGATGAAGAGATGTCCAAAGTCGCCGAAGGCTGTCTCAATGAGGCTGCCAAATCCTGA
- a CDS encoding DUF421 domain-containing protein translates to MFDAAMSALLFYVLIVLVVRMVGKRSTAQLNNFDWIINITVGSIAASAILLDSVPAIRAAAAIISLAFLQFALTWLVLRYDWAQNLVKAAPTMLAHKGELLDESMRKTRISEAEICSVLRQHGMTNIEEANWVILETDGQLTVIPRKDIALKDAGTMGNVETGPIKE, encoded by the coding sequence GTGTTCGATGCAGCAATGTCAGCCTTGCTATTCTACGTGCTCATCGTTCTGGTCGTCCGGATGGTCGGCAAGCGATCAACGGCGCAACTCAATAATTTTGATTGGATCATCAACATCACGGTGGGCAGTATCGCAGCATCTGCGATCCTGCTCGACAGCGTGCCAGCGATACGAGCGGCCGCAGCGATCATTTCGCTGGCTTTCCTGCAATTTGCACTGACATGGCTAGTACTGCGCTATGACTGGGCGCAGAATTTGGTCAAGGCGGCGCCGACTATGCTCGCGCACAAAGGTGAATTGCTGGACGAGTCGATGCGCAAAACCCGTATCTCGGAAGCGGAGATTTGCAGCGTGCTGCGACAGCATGGAATGACCAACATCGAAGAAGCAAACTGGGTGATATTGGAAACTGACGGGCAGTTGACCGTCATTCCGCGCAAGGACATCGCGTTGAAAGATGCAGGGACCATGGGCAACGTCGAAACGGGACCAATCAAGGAATAG
- a CDS encoding MgtC/SapB family protein, whose protein sequence is MAPSTFEPFHISWIEALLRMGTAFLLPLAIGIERFYHKKPIDFRPFVIISLAACSLSLAALEIVHRTFEDQISIDPTRVFAGVITGIGFLGAGAMFRDGGFVKGGGSAASILAAGAIGIVSGVGLIWLAFMTCVPILVMLILTRNMTDRYDAGDTPE, encoded by the coding sequence ATGGCACCCAGCACATTCGAACCGTTCCACATCTCGTGGATTGAGGCGCTCCTACGTATGGGAACAGCATTCCTCCTTCCTCTGGCGATTGGCATCGAACGTTTTTATCATAAGAAGCCGATAGATTTCAGGCCGTTTGTGATCATTTCACTAGCTGCATGTTCACTATCGTTGGCCGCACTCGAAATCGTGCACAGAACATTTGAAGATCAGATCTCAATCGATCCAACTCGCGTGTTTGCGGGCGTGATCACCGGGATCGGATTTCTCGGTGCCGGGGCAATGTTCCGGGATGGCGGCTTCGTCAAAGGCGGTGGTTCCGCGGCATCGATTCTTGCTGCGGGAGCTATCGGAATTGTCTCCGGTGTGGGCCTTATCTGGCTAGCATTCATGACCTGTGTACCGATATTGGTCATGCTTATTCTTACCAGAAATATGACTGATAGGTATGACGCTGGAGATACGCCGGAGTAA
- a CDS encoding MFS transporter: MTATPAKILALLCLGQFLAYFDRMSFAALAPAIQNDLGLGDATLGFLLGPAFGLTYGAAAVLLARFADGRSRLRLALAGLAGWTLGAILGGLADSAVELGATRMLMAAGQAAYVPASLAMLLDEAPRAKRAVYLSFFTSSASLGRSTALLGSGLVLTAIALLPIAASFADWRIFFLLTAIPNLAVLALLARAGPASALPAPKRRRIPEWLRRGGRALALYAALSILPIVALQSFAAWLPVLVVREFGLTSAQAAIWLGLVTLATAPTGQLLGGWLFRRFEWCTRNLPLVLASGLTLALIPGAILVGSSQLVVTLASLGILNMVFGVVSFASIHGVQEMTPSAQRGGVNAVFLAFVTVCGLGTGPALVGVFSMAGGDLGLALLGMLAACAGIACALSVPMGRHYRRVAWMAQREARIAR; this comes from the coding sequence GTGACCGCTACGCCTGCGAAGATCCTCGCCCTGCTGTGTTTAGGTCAATTTCTGGCCTATTTCGATCGGATGAGTTTCGCCGCCCTCGCCCCGGCCATCCAGAACGATCTGGGCTTGGGCGACGCCACGCTCGGCTTTCTCCTCGGCCCCGCCTTCGGACTGACCTATGGAGCGGCGGCGGTGCTGCTGGCGCGCTTCGCCGACGGACGTTCGAGGCTGCGGCTGGCGCTGGCGGGGCTGGCGGGGTGGACGCTGGGAGCCATCCTCGGGGGTCTGGCGGACTCCGCGGTGGAGCTGGGAGCCACCCGCATGCTGATGGCGGCGGGGCAGGCGGCCTACGTCCCGGCCTCGCTGGCGATGCTGCTCGATGAGGCGCCCCGCGCCAAGCGCGCCGTCTATCTGTCCTTTTTTACATCCAGCGCCTCGCTCGGTCGCAGCACGGCTTTGTTGGGAAGCGGCCTCGTGCTGACCGCGATCGCCCTGCTGCCGATCGCCGCCAGTTTTGCCGACTGGCGGATCTTCTTTCTCCTGACGGCGATTCCCAACCTCGCGGTCTTGGCGCTGCTGGCGCGGGCTGGCCCCGCCTCCGCGCTTCCCGCACCGAAGCGCCGCCGCATTCCGGAATGGCTGCGGCGCGGCGGCAGGGCGCTCGCGCTGTATGCCGCGCTCAGCATCCTGCCGATCGTTGCGCTACAATCTTTCGCCGCCTGGCTGCCGGTACTGGTGGTGCGCGAATTCGGGCTGACGAGTGCGCAGGCTGCCATCTGGCTGGGCCTCGTTACGCTGGCCACCGCGCCGACCGGGCAATTGCTAGGCGGGTGGCTGTTCCGCCGGTTCGAATGGTGCACGCGCAATTTGCCGCTCGTGCTGGCGAGCGGCTTGACCCTGGCCCTGATCCCCGGGGCGATCCTCGTCGGCAGTTCGCAACTGGTGGTGACCCTCGCCAGCCTTGGGATCCTCAACATGGTATTCGGGGTGGTCTCCTTTGCCTCCATCCACGGCGTGCAGGAGATGACTCCGTCCGCCCAAAGGGGCGGCGTTAACGCCGTTTTCCTTGCATTCGTAACGGTTTGCGGATTAGGTACGGGTCCGGCCCTCGTCGGGGTGTTTAGCATGGCGGGCGGCGATCTGGGGTTGGCCCTACTCGGTATGCTTGCCGCTTGTGCCGGTATCGCATGCGCGTTGAGCGTGCCCATGGGGCGGCATTATCGCCGGGTAGCCTGGATGGCGCAGAGGGAAGCAAGGATTGCACGGTAA
- a CDS encoding helix-turn-helix domain-containing protein — MHGKSGDSFGDPATIELLQFDSTDLPEAEGFARYRELYSRGADAIQLGPDFRARISATRLFSMMVFDRVLRDVGHVRDEARVRLDGFGHFALTYVVDGRFEVSTGDGFRPVEPGHAILLDMTQPMENRAPDAHIVTISLNRGRMRGLRRSLGEDHGRRIGSGETVLLADFARSLLARSGAIGSSLAGVAANTLHGLVEGALRAAEGLQGDFVTTRRHLQLSLVGQIVEANLHDSAFDVQSMAQASGLSRASLYRLLAELGGPSIYLRRRRLERLRNRLADPGEDRPLASLAAQHGFESASHCSRVFLEEYGSRPGDYRERVRRAEEERRPEEKLHRWTREIFAPKPDR; from the coding sequence TTGCACGGTAAAAGCGGCGACAGTTTCGGCGATCCGGCCACCATAGAATTGTTGCAATTCGACAGCACCGACCTGCCGGAGGCGGAAGGTTTCGCTCGCTATCGCGAACTCTATTCGCGCGGCGCCGACGCGATCCAACTCGGCCCGGATTTCCGCGCCAGGATATCCGCGACGCGCCTGTTCAGCATGATGGTGTTCGACCGCGTATTGCGCGATGTGGGCCATGTCCGCGACGAAGCCAGAGTGCGGCTGGACGGCTTCGGTCATTTCGCGCTGACCTATGTGGTGGACGGGCGGTTCGAAGTCTCGACCGGCGACGGCTTCCGGCCCGTCGAACCGGGTCACGCGATCCTGCTCGACATGACGCAGCCGATGGAGAACCGCGCGCCGGACGCGCATATCGTCACCATCAGCCTCAATCGCGGGCGCATGCGCGGGCTCCGCCGCTCGCTCGGCGAGGATCACGGGCGCAGGATCGGCAGTGGCGAGACGGTGCTGCTGGCCGATTTCGCCCGCTCGTTGCTGGCCCGGTCGGGCGCAATCGGCAGTTCGCTTGCCGGGGTGGCGGCCAACACGCTGCATGGCCTGGTCGAGGGGGCCTTGCGCGCCGCCGAGGGATTGCAGGGCGATTTCGTCACCACCAGGCGCCATCTGCAGCTTTCGCTGGTGGGTCAGATCGTCGAGGCCAATCTGCACGACAGCGCGTTCGATGTGCAAAGCATGGCGCAGGCCAGCGGCCTCAGCCGCGCCAGCCTCTATCGCCTGCTCGCCGAACTGGGCGGCCCAAGCATCTATCTGCGGCGACGCCGGCTGGAGCGATTGCGCAACCGCCTGGCCGATCCGGGCGAAGACCGGCCGCTGGCCTCGCTGGCGGCGCAGCACGGCTTCGAAAGCGCGAGCCATTGCAGCCGCGTATTCCTGGAGGAATATGGCAGCCGGCCAGGCGATTATCGCGAGCGGGTCCGCAGGGCCGAAGAGGAGCGGCGGCCCGAGGAAAAGCTCCACCGCTGGACGCGCGAGATCTTCGCACCGAAGCCGGACCGGTAA
- a CDS encoding MJ0042-type zinc finger domain-containing protein, giving the protein MIIACPACTTRYVVPDSAIGVDGRTVRCAKCRHSWFQDGEPVELPPERQVAAAEPSPAVPSPAGAPPPETRNPGTDPAEHQPEEETRPAPFGEQPSDAPPIADPVTPPPEADTAYQETPTQYGYDDQVSHFDAAPPFRARRNPLKLWTASAAIFAAIALGTIGAVSYWGLPDWVPISRPTFAAENPDLVLDFPGDKQDRRTLPNGTEFFGASGTVTNVGRESRNLPSILIVLRDGRERIVYSWEVAPPQASLAPGETVTINEAVTDVPRSAKFADIGWKPS; this is encoded by the coding sequence ATGATTATTGCATGCCCCGCCTGTACCACCCGTTATGTGGTGCCCGACAGTGCCATCGGGGTCGATGGGCGCACCGTGCGCTGCGCAAAATGCAGGCATAGCTGGTTCCAGGATGGCGAGCCGGTCGAATTGCCGCCGGAGCGGCAAGTAGCGGCTGCGGAGCCTTCGCCGGCGGTGCCAAGTCCGGCTGGGGCCCCGCCGCCAGAGACGCGGAATCCCGGGACAGATCCGGCTGAACATCAGCCCGAGGAAGAAACCCGGCCGGCACCCTTCGGCGAACAACCGTCCGATGCGCCGCCGATTGCAGACCCCGTCACGCCGCCGCCCGAAGCAGATACCGCCTATCAGGAAACCCCGACGCAGTACGGCTACGATGACCAGGTATCGCATTTCGACGCAGCGCCGCCGTTCCGTGCGCGGCGCAATCCGCTCAAACTGTGGACCGCTTCCGCAGCCATATTCGCGGCAATCGCACTGGGAACGATCGGGGCTGTCAGTTACTGGGGTCTGCCCGATTGGGTGCCGATCAGCCGCCCGACCTTCGCCGCGGAAAACCCGGACCTGGTGCTCGATTTTCCAGGCGACAAGCAGGACCGCAGGACTTTGCCAAACGGCACGGAATTTTTCGGAGCCAGTGGGACGGTCACCAATGTCGGCAGGGAATCGCGCAACCTTCCCTCGATCCTGATTGTCTTGCGCGACGGACGCGAACGGATTGTTTACAGCTGGGAAGTCGCGCCGCCCCAGGCAAGCCTGGCGCCTGGCGAAACGGTCACCATCAACGAAGCAGTTACAGACGTACCGCGCTCGGCCAAATTCGCGGATATCGGCTGGAAACCGTCCTGA